TCCAGTTGCCGGATCCGCCGGTCGATCTCGTCAATCTCGGTGGGCATGCTGTCGATCTCGATGCGCAGGCGGGAAGCCGCCTCATCCACCAGGTCGATGGCCTTGTCAGGCAGGAAGCGGTCGGAAATGTAGCGGTGGGAAAGCATGGCCGCCGCCACCAGGGCCGCGTCCTTGATCCGCACCCCGTGGTGCACTTCGTATTTTTCCTTCAAGCCCCTCAGTATGGCAATGGTGTCCTCCACGCCGGGCTCACCTACATAGACCGGCTGGAAGCGCCGCTCCAGGGCGGCATCCTTCTCGATGTGCTTGCGGTACTCGTCCAGGGTGGTGGCTCCCACGCAGCGCAGCTCGCCCCGGGCCAGGGCCGGCTTGAGCATATTGGCCGCGTCCACCGCCCCCTCTGCCGCCCCGGCGCCCACCAGGGTGTGCAGTTCGTCGATGAACAGCACGATCTCGCCGTGAGCGTCGTTTATTTCCTTCAAAACCGCCTTCATCCTGTCTTCAAACTCGCCCCGGTACTTCGATCCGGCGATCAGCGCGCCCATGTCCAGGCTCAAAAGGCGCTTGTTTTTCAGGCTTTCCGGCACGTCGCCGCTCATGATCCGCTGGGCCAGCCCCTCCACTATGGCCGTCTTGCCCACGCCGGGCTCGCCGATTAAGACCGGGTTGTTCTTGGTGCGCCTGGAAAGCACCTGAATGACCCGGCGAATTTCTTCGTCCCTGCCGATAACCGGGTCAAGTTTGCCCTTGCGGGCCAGTTCGGTGAGATCCCTGGTAAAGCGGGCCAGCGCCTGGTATTTGTCTTCCGGGTTCTGATCGGTCACCCGCTGGCTGCCGCGGATTTCGGCCAGGGCTCTGTACAGGCGATCCTGGGTTACCCCGCTGGAACGCAGGATTCTGCCCGCCTCTCCTTCACGCAGGCCAACCATCCCCAGCAGGATGTGCTCCGTGCTCAGGTACTCGTCCTTAAACCTCTCCGCTTCCTTCCAGGCCAGATCGATGATCCGGGAGAGCTCCTGGGAAACGTAAACCCCCCCGGCGCCGTGCACCCTGGGCAGGCGCTCCACCGCAGCCTGAACCTGGGCTTTTAATTTATTGACATCCACTTCCAGCTTTTGCAAAACCGGCCTGACAATACCTTCCTCCTGCTGAAGCAGGCCCAGCAGCAGGTGCACCCCTTCCATCTGCTGGTGGCTGTACTGGGCCATCAGCCTCTGGGCGGCCTCAAAAGCTTCCTGGGTCTTTAAAGTGAGTTTATCCAGTCTCATTAACTAAACCCTCCTCCCCGTCTTCTTGATTAATCCCGCCAGATGAGCCCGCGGGTTCTCCCTGTTTATTTCCGCCAGTTTCTTATAAAGCTCCTGCTCTTTTTGCGTAATGGTTTCCGGAATTACCACTTTCACCTTAACCATCAGATTGCCCGGACTGCCGCCGCCCGGCTCCGGCATGCCCATGCCCCGCAGGCGGAAAACCCTGCCGGTTTGGGTGCGCGGCGGTATTTTCAGCGAAACGGTCCCTTTCAGGGTGGGAACGTCTATCTGCGCTCCCAGCACCGCTTCGGTTACCGTAACCGGTATTTCACATTCCAGATCCTTGCCGTTTAACTGGTAGAGGGGGTGAGGCTTAAGGTTGACGGTAAGGTAGAGGTCGCCGGCCGGGCCGCCCATCCTGCCCTCTTCCCCCTGCCTGGGCAGGCGCAATTTATAGCCGTCCCGCACGCCCGGCGGCACCTTCACCTTCAGGCGGCGGCCGTTTACCAGGAGTTCCTTTTCCACCCCGGCGTAAGCCTCTTCCAGGGTCAGTTCCAGAACCGCTTCGGTATCGCCCCCGCCCCGGGCCGCCCCCCTTCTTTCCCAGAAAAGGTCGGTATCCGTGAAGGGATCCAGATCTCCGAAAAACATCTTGAAAAAGTCGCTGAAGCCCCCGTAGCCGGGGCTTTCAAAATGGAACCGGAACCCGTCCGGGCCGGCTTCCCCCCAGCGGGCGCCGCCCTGGCGGAACTTGCCCCAGTCAAAATTATTCCAGTCAAAGTTGGACCATTCCTGGCCGATTTCGTCGTACCGCTTTCTTTTTTCCGGATCGCTTAAAACTTCATAGGCTTCGCTGATTTCCTTGAATTTTTCCTCCGCCTTTTTGTCGCCCGGGTTTGCATCCGGGTGGTAGCGGCGGGCCAGTTCCCGGTAGGCCTTTTTAATGGTCCTGGCATCGGCGTTTTTGTCCACTCCCAGTATTTTATAATAGTCCTTGTACTGCATTAAAGCTCACCCCCTTTATAAAAGCTTATGTTAACCTGGTTATAAATTCTATTTACAAAAAAGCGAGGGGTTATTCCCTCGTCTTTTAAAACCCAGCCTGCCGGGAGAGTTTTGCCTCAGCCTTCAACCGTAATGGTAACTTCTTTCTTCTTTGACCAGTCTTCCTTGGGCAGAGTGATCTCCAGAATGCCGTCCTGGTAGCGAGCCCTGATTTGCTCCTGCTTCACCGGCACGTCCACCGAGAAGGACCGGCTGAAGGAGCCGTAACTGCGCTCAACCCTGAGGAAATTTGCGCCCTCCTCTTTTTCTTCCTTCTTGCGCTCGCCCCGGATGGTCAGCAGGTTGTCGCTGAAGGAAACCTTAATGTCGTCTTTGTTCACCCCGGGCAGCTCCGCCTTGACCAGGATGGCCTCCGGAGTATCTTTAATATCTACAGGGAAGGTCCATCCTTGGGCCAGGTTTCCTTCATGCACCCTCATAAAGCGGAAATTTTCGTCAAAAAGCCTGTTGATGGAATGCTGCAGGTTGACGAGTTCACGGAAAGGATCCCACCTTACCAATGCCATGAAACACACCTCCCGGTTCTTTGAATTTTGTTACTCCCGGCAGACAGGCCGGTCGTCCTGATATTGACTATCCTTGACCTTAGTATAATATAAACTTTTCAGACTGTCAATATTCCCCAACAATTTTTTTATGAAATTTATTTTTAAAATTGTGCATGGGCAGCAATGTCATATGGGCAGGGATATTTTTCGCAGCTCTTATTTTAAAAAAGCCGGGTACCGTGTTATAATCAAAAAAACAATGAAAGTAGGCGGTTCAATTTGCCCCTGATTCTGGGTTCAATTTTTATATTCGGATTTTTGCTGGGCGTGGCCACCGTTCTCTATCTTCAAAGCAGGCCACCCGGCAGAAAAAGGCGGCAGGTCTAAACTTCCCGCAGGGCCGTTTAGGCCTTTTATTTTTTTTATGAAATATTTGGCTCATACAAGCATACATTTTCAATAAAGCCAAAGAAAGGAGGGAAAACCGTGAGGCTATTTAACGCCGTCCTGGCCGGCCTGATTACCTCTCTTTTGCTCTGTATTCTCTTATCCCTGGCAACTTTAAAAGTAACACCAATCGCGCTGCCCGCAGGCTGGATAATATTTGCCCTTCTGTTTTATCGCGGGGCCGCCTCCGCCGGAAAAATATGGGCCAGGGCCTGCCTTGCAGCAGCGCTGGAGTGCCTGGCAATGCCCCTGGCATCATGGCTTCTGCCGTATTTTTACAACCAGCAGGCCGTCCTGGCCGCAAAACAGGGCACCCGGGCAGCCGGACAGGCCTTCGGATCTGCACTCGGCGGCGGATTGATCAACGTTCTGTCGGGTTATACCGGATTAATAATCGGATTTCTGCTTCTGGCCACAGCTTACTTTTCATTAAAACCTGTCAGAAGAAAGCGTAAACCAGACCTTCTATAGTTAAAGAACTTAAATATTTTAACTTAAACTGGCCGGCAAGCCCAGTTTTTTTTTGCCGTTTTTATCATTGCCAAACAACGCGGCTTTGCTTTGTTGAAAGTCTTTCAACTTTAAATTACAATGGAGGAAAATGGGGGTGTTTTAACATGTTTGTACGCGACTATATGACCAGAAATTTAATTACAGTTGACAAAAAAACAGGCATCTTTGAAGCGCTGGAAATAATGAAAAAGCACAAAATCCGGCAGTTGCCCGTGGTGTCGGCGGAAGGGCATCTGGAGGGTCTGGTTACCGAGAAAGAACTCCTCACCGTTTCACCGTCCCCTGCAACTTCTTTAAGCATCTACGAACTGAACTATCTTCTGGCCAAAATGACGGTAGCCGAGGCAATGGTTAAAAATCCCCTGACGGTGACAACCGACACGACTCTGGAAGAAGCAGCCCTTCTTATGAGGGAGCACAAGATAGGAAGCGTGCCCGTCATGGAAGGGGGCAGGATTGCCGGCATCATAACGGTAACCGATATATTTGACGCGCTGGTCAAGTTCTTCGGTTACGGCAAGGCCGGCACAAGGCTGGTGATCGAATCTAGGGACCGGGTCGGCCTGCTGGCCGATGTTACCCAGGTGGTAAAGGAATTCGGCATCCTGATCCTGGGCATTATAAGCAACGCTAAAGAAAACGGAAACGTCGAAATAATGCTGCGGCTGAACACCGGCGATCCCGCCCCGCTGGCGGCCGCCCTGGAAAGCCGTGGATTTAAAGTGACTTATATAAACTAAAATATTTCAGGTTTTGCCGGCCCGGGCACGGCCGGTATTTATTTTTTCCGGGAAACTTTTATTTTTTTGCATTATTTTCACTGCCTCCGGCCAAACTAAATTAAAATATGAAGGAGGTGGATTTCTTTGATGCAACTGACAGAAATGGAGCTTATGCATTTAGGGGAGCAGCTCCGGGCAGAAGCCCTGGCCATAGCCAAATACGCCACCTGTGCCCAGCAGTCGACCGACCCCAAACTCCAGCAAATGTATTCAAGAATAGCCGACAGGCACCGGAGCCATTATGAAACCCTGTTGAGAAATGTACAAAACCTTGCCCCTCAGAGGCAATTTTAGGAGGTGAAAGCGATGCTTGAAGAAAAGGACCGCTTAACAGATTCACTTATAACCCAGAAATACATCGCCAGCGGCTATAACATGGCTGCCATTGAGTCGGCCAACAACCAGCTTATGGACACTTTCCTCAGCATTCTGCGTGACGAGCACCAGATCCAGCACGAAATTTTTAACGAGATGAGAAACCGCGGCTGGTACCAGCCGAAAGCGGCCAGCATGAACGACATCAGCCAAA
The window above is part of the Pelotomaculum thermopropionicum SI genome. Proteins encoded here:
- the CbpA gene encoding DnaJ-class molecular chaperone gives rise to the protein MQYKDYYKILGVDKNADARTIKKAYRELARRYHPDANPGDKKAEEKFKEISEAYEVLSDPEKRKRYDEIGQEWSNFDWNNFDWGKFRQGGARWGEAGPDGFRFHFESPGYGGFSDFFKMFFGDLDPFTDTDLFWERRGAARGGGDTEAVLELTLEEAYAGVEKELLVNGRRLKVKVPPGVRDGYKLRLPRQGEEGRMGGPAGDLYLTVNLKPHPLYQLNGKDLECEIPVTVTEAVLGAQIDVPTLKGTVSLKIPPRTQTGRVFRLRGMGMPEPGGGSPGNLMVKVKVVIPETITQKEQELYKKLAEINRENPRAHLAGLIKKTGRRV
- the IbpA gene encoding molecular chaperone (small heat shock protein) is translated as MALVRWDPFRELVNLQHSINRLFDENFRFMRVHEGNLAQGWTFPVDIKDTPEAILVKAELPGVNKDDIKVSFSDNLLTIRGERKKEEKEEGANFLRVERSYGSFSRSFSVDVPVKQEQIRARYQDGILEITLPKEDWSKKKEVTITVEG
- a CDS encoding FOG: CBS domain; amino-acid sequence: MFVRDYMTRNLITVDKKTGIFEALEIMKKHKIRQLPVVSAEGHLEGLVTEKELLTVSPSPATSLSIYELNYLLAKMTVAEAMVKNPLTVTTDTTLEEAALLMREHKIGSVPVMEGGRIAGIITVTDIFDALVKFFGYGKAGTRLVIESRDRVGLLADVTQVVKEFGILILGIISNAKENGNVEIMLRLNTGDPAPLAAALESRGFKVTYIN